In Mustela nigripes isolate SB6536 chromosome 2, MUSNIG.SB6536, whole genome shotgun sequence, a single window of DNA contains:
- the S1PR2 gene encoding sphingosine 1-phosphate receptor 2 → MGSLYSEYLSPSKVREHYNYTKETLDSQETPSRQVALVVIIILCFAIVVENLLVLIAVARNSKFHSAMYLFLGNLAASDLLAGVAFVANTLLSGPVTLGLTPVQWFAREGSAFITLSASVFSLLAIAIERHVAIAKVKLYGSDKSCRMLLLIVASWLISLALGGLPILGWNCLGHLEACSTVLPLYTKHYVLCVVTIFSVILLAIVALYVRIYCVVRSSHADVAGPQTLALLKTVTIVLGVFIVCWLPAFSILLLDYACPVRSCPVLYKAHYFFAFATLNSLLNPVIYTWRSRDLRREVLRPLRCCRRAAGVQGRRGGTPGHRLLPLRSSSSLERGTHMPTSPTFLEGNTVV, encoded by the coding sequence ATGGGCAGCCTGTATTCAGAGTACCTAAGCCCCAGCAAGGTGCGGGAACACTACAATTACACCAAGGAGACTCTGGACAGTCAGGAGACGCCCTCCCGCCAGGTGGCCTTGGTTGTCATCATCATCCTCTGCTTCGCCATTGTGGTGGAGAACCTGCTGGTGCTCATCGCGGTCGCTCGCAACAGCAAGTTCCACTCAGCCATGTACCTGTTCCTGGGCAACTTGGCCGCCTCGGACCTCCTGGCAGGAGTGGCCTTCGTCGCCAATACCTTGCTGTCGGGTCCAGTCACACTGGGGCTGACCCCGGTGCAGTGGTTTGCCCGAGAGGGCTCCGCCTTCATCACACTCTCGGCTTCTGTCTTCAGCCTCCTGGCCATCGCCATTGAGCGGCATGTGGCCATTGCCAAGGTCAAGCTCTACGGCAGCGACAAGAGCTGCCGTATGCTGCTGCTGATTGTGGCCTCGTGGCTCATCTCGCTGGCTCTCGGCGGCCTGCCCATCCTTGGGTGGAACTGCCTGGGCCATCTCGAGGCCTGCTCCACTGTTCTGCCGCTCTACACCAAGCACTACGTGCTCTGTGTGGTCACCATCTTCTCCGTCATCTTACTGGCCATTGTCGCTCTGTATGTCCGCATCTACTGCGTGGTCCGCTCCAGCCACGCCGACGTGGCCGGCCCCCAGACGCTGGCCCTGCTCAAGACAGTCACCATCGTGCTGGGTGTCTTCATTGTCTGCTGGCTGCCGGCCTTCAGCATCCTGCTCCTGGACTACGCCTGCCCTGTCCGGTCCTGCCCTGTCCTCTACAAGGCCCACTACTTCTTTGCCTTCGCCACTCTGAACTCGCTGCTCAACCCCGTCATCTACACGTGGCGCAGCCGGGACCTGCGGCGGGAGGTGCTGCGGCCGCTGCGGTGCTGCAGGCGGGCGGCGGGGGTTCAAGGACGGCGGGGGGGTACCCCGGGCCATCGGCTCCTGCCTCTCCGCAGCTCCAGCTCCCTGGAGAGGGGCACGCACATGCCTACGTCGCCCACGTTTCTGGAGGGCAACACGGTGGTCTAA